The Burkholderia mallei ATCC 23344 genome has a window encoding:
- a CDS encoding enoyl-CoA hydratase, with the protein MAYENILVETRGRVGLITLNRPKALNALNDALMDELGLALKAFDADEGIGAIVLTGSEKAFAAGADIGMMATYSYMDVFKGDYITRNWETVRQIRKPIIAAVAGFALGGGCELAMMCDIIFAADTAKFGQPEIKLGVLPGAGGTQRLPRAVSKAKAMDMCLTARFMDAEEAERAGLVSRILPADKLLDEAIAAATTIAEFSLPAVMMVKEAVNRAYETTLSEGVHFERRLFHSAFATEDQKEGMAAFVEKRKPVFKHR; encoded by the coding sequence ATGGCTTACGAGAACATTCTGGTGGAGACGCGGGGCAGGGTGGGGCTGATTACGCTGAACCGTCCGAAGGCGCTGAATGCGTTGAATGACGCCCTGATGGATGAACTTGGCTTGGCGCTCAAAGCGTTCGACGCGGACGAGGGTATTGGCGCGATCGTGCTGACGGGCAGCGAGAAGGCGTTCGCGGCGGGCGCCGACATCGGGATGATGGCGACCTATTCATACATGGACGTCTTCAAGGGCGACTACATCACGCGTAACTGGGAGACGGTGCGCCAGATCCGCAAGCCGATCATCGCGGCGGTGGCGGGTTTCGCGCTGGGCGGCGGCTGCGAACTCGCGATGATGTGCGACATCATCTTTGCGGCCGATACGGCGAAGTTCGGCCAGCCGGAAATCAAGCTCGGCGTGCTGCCGGGTGCGGGCGGCACGCAGCGCCTGCCGCGCGCGGTGTCGAAGGCGAAAGCGATGGACATGTGCTTGACCGCGCGCTTCATGGACGCGGAGGAGGCTGAGCGGGCGGGCTTGGTGTCGAGGATCCTGCCGGCGGACAAGTTGCTCGACGAGGCGATCGCCGCGGCGACGACGATCGCGGAATTCTCGCTGCCTGCCGTAATGATGGTGAAGGAGGCGGTGAATCGCGCATACGAGACGACCTTGTCCGAAGGGGTGCACTTCGAGCGTCGCTTGTTTCACTCGGCATTTGCGACTGAAGATCAGAAGGAAGGGATGGCGGCGTTCGTCGAGAAGCGCAAGCCCGTCTTCAAGCATCGCTGA